A stretch of Brassica napus cultivar Da-Ae chromosome C6, Da-Ae, whole genome shotgun sequence DNA encodes these proteins:
- the LOC106421018 gene encoding glucuronoxylan 4-O-methyltransferase 3, producing MRTKSQSSVNLKVIFTCCSILIFLVIFFARSNISSSKPISKTNLSQEKEEQNQAKPEGCPTTQQCTKMPISLSDALVHYATSNVTPQQTFDEISVSKRVLDKKSPCNFLVFGLGHDSPMWASLNHGGRTLFIEEDKAWIEIVTKKFPNLEAYHVVYDTKVKHSDKLMELGRSEECRSVTDPRNSKCELALKDFPADFYETKWDLIMVDAPTGYHEEAPGRMSAIYTAGLLARNREDGETDVFVHDVNRPVEDEFSATFLCKGYMREQNGRLRHFTIPSHRARAGRPFCPVDVNRRR from the exons ATGAGGACCAAATCTCAATCTTCTGTCAATCTGAAGGTCATATTCACATGCTGCTCAATCTTGATCTTTCTTGTCATCTTCTTTGCAAGATCAAACATATCTTCTTCAAAGCCCATCTCCAAAACCAACCTCTCTCAAGAGAAAGAAGAGCAAAACCAGGCTAAACCAGAAGGATGTCCAACAACACAACAATGCACGAAGATGCCAATTTCTTTATCCGATGCATTGGTTCACTACGCCACCAGTAACGTCACTCCACAACAGACATTCGACGAAATCTCTGTCTCAAAGAGAGTCTTGGACAAGAAGTCTCCATGTAACTTCCTCGTCTTTGGTTTAGGTCACGACAGCCCGATGTGGGCATCTCTCAACCATGGTGGTCGTACCT TGTTTATTGAGGAAGACAAGGCTTGGATCGAGATAGTGACTAAGAAATTCCCAAACTTGGAAGCTTACCACGTCGTTTACGACACGAAAGTGAAACATTCAGACAAACTGATGGAGCTGGGAAGATCAGAGGAATGTAGATCCGTGACCGATCCAAGAAACTCGAAATGTGAACTGGCGTTGAAAGATTTTCCGGCGGATTTTTACGAGACGAAATGGGATCTGATCATGGTGGATGCTCCAACTGGTTACCACGAGGAAGCTCCGGGAAGGATGAGTGCTATTTACACGGCGGGGCTTTTGGCTCGTAACCGTGAAGACGGAGAAACAGACGTATTTGTTCACGACGTTAACCGTCCGGTGGAAGATGAGTTCTCAGCGACGTTCTTGTGCAAAGGATACATGAGGGAGCAAAACGGGAGGCTAAGGCATTTCACCATCCCTAGCCATCGGGCTCGTGCTGGCAGACCCTTTTGTCCGGTGGATGTTAATCGCCGCCGTTGA